A part of Paenibacillus sp. sptzw28 genomic DNA contains:
- a CDS encoding ubiquinol-cytochrome c reductase iron-sulfur subunit has translation MEGVKKVHYQAVIQDAWVTKPINSFVYVKNDTKSGVHIMSPSCTHLGCEIEPAPEAERGAVNGLFFRCPCHGAEFDIKGNAVKAVSQGLDTFEPIIIHNSVYIDILSPIKGSIVNRV, from the coding sequence GTGGAAGGCGTGAAAAAAGTTCATTACCAGGCTGTCATACAAGATGCGTGGGTTACGAAACCGATCAATTCTTTCGTTTATGTGAAAAACGATACAAAGAGCGGCGTACACATTATGTCACCTTCATGCACTCATCTGGGATGTGAAATAGAACCTGCTCCGGAAGCGGAGCGCGGTGCTGTAAATGGGCTTTTCTTCCGATGCCCATGTCATGGCGCCGAATTCGACATAAAGGGAAATGCAGTCAAGGCTGTGTCGCAAGGGCTTGATACATTTGAACCTATTATCATTCACAACAGTGTGTATATCGATATTTTATCGCCGATAAAGGGAAGTATTGTTAACAGAGTCTAA